The Candidatus Cloacimonadota bacterium region TTTTTCTGGGAGATGGGAATTGGCGGAGATCTGCTCTTCATCGTTTATTTGATGGCAATTTATTCCGTAGCAATGATAATCGGAGCGTCTTCTACCGGAAATATTTATTCAAGTATTGGTGCAAGCCGCGAAATGAAGATGGTTCTTTCTGATGATTTGGCTTTTATCCTCGTTTTACTTGTTCCAATAATTCAATCCGGTTATAAGATAAATTTTCATCAGATTATCGGATTTCAGGAAACAAATGGTATGATAATCGGTTCGGCTTCGGGAATTATCGCCTTCATTATCGGCATTATTTGTATTCAAGCAAAAATGGGTTTGCGACCTTTTGACATTGCCGAAGCAGAAACGGAAATTGTTGAAGGAACTTTGATGGAATATTCCGGTCCGCTTCTCGCTCTCTGGAAACTTTGCCATTTTATGATGTACGTATTTTTACCAATGTTGCTTGTCATCCTCTTCTGGGGTGGTTTTCATTTCACATCGTTTGGTAGCATCATCGGTGGGATAGGAAAATACTTACTGATAGTAGTTGTTATGATTTTAATTAGAAATACAAATCCCCGTGTTCGTATAGATTCCGCTTTAAAATTTTTTTGGAGATATGCCAGTCCCTTGGCTTTTATCGCAGTAATTTTGGCAATTTTAGGAGTGTAATAAATGTCATTATATACAAAAATATTAACAAAATCTCTTTGGGTTTTTCACGTAAGTGTCAGTCCTTGTAATAATTGTGATATTGAAATTCTCGATCTTATTACTCC contains the following coding sequences:
- a CDS encoding complex I subunit 1 family protein; the encoded protein is MVIDSLKFLFYLLIFPGFLFVTVFGLIVDWVDRKVTARVQFRQGPPLLQNFYDVFKLLGKEVILIKDSPYFLFIIAPIIAFATVLMSSTLVGAAFFWEMGIGGDLLFIVYLMAIYSVAMIIGASSTGNIYSSIGASREMKMVLSDDLAFILVLLVPIIQSGYKINFHQIIGFQETNGMIIGSASGIIAFIIGIICIQAKMGLRPFDIAEAETEIVEGTLMEYSGPLLALWKLCHFMMYVFLPMLLVILFWGGFHFTSFGSIIGGIGKYLLIVVVMILIRNTNPRVRIDSALKFFWRYASPLAFIAVILAILGV